In Polaribacter sp. L3A8, a genomic segment contains:
- a CDS encoding DNA topoisomerase IV subunit B translates to MSQETKYTEDNIRSLDWKEHIRMRPGMYIGKLGDGSSADDGIYILVKEVLDNSIDEYVMGAGKTIEISIHGSKVIVRDYGRGIPLGKVVDVVSKMNTGGKYDSKAFKKSVGLNGVGTKAVNALSSFFRVESSRDGKSASAEFSQGNLENQEFLEESSRRKGTKVSFIPDEEIFKKYKFRNEYVAKMLKYYVYLNPGLTIIFNGEKFFSENGLKDLLEDNNNVDDMLYPIIHLKGDDIEVAITHSKTQYSEEYHSFVNGQHTTQGGTHQSAFREAIVKTIREFYGKAFEASDIRKSIISAVAIKVMEPVFESQTKTKLGSTDMGGELPTVRTYINDFLKTKLDNFLHRNTDVADKLHRKIIQAEKERKELSGIRKLAKDRAKKSSLHNKKLRDCRIHLGDTKKEAYLESTLFITEGDSASGSITKSRNVNTQAVFSLKGKPLNSYGLSKKIVYENEEFNLLQAALNIEDGLEDLRYNNIVIATDADVDGMHIRLLLITFFLQFFPELIKEGHLYILETPLFRVRNKKETFYCYSDEEKREAIEKLRGKPEITRFKGLGEISPNEFVHFIGDDIRLDPIMLDKEMSIEQMLEFYMGKNTPDRQKFIIENLKVELDTIEEDEI, encoded by the coding sequence ATGAGTCAAGAAACAAAATATACAGAAGATAATATCAGGTCTTTAGATTGGAAAGAGCATATAAGAATGCGTCCGGGAATGTACATTGGTAAATTGGGAGATGGTTCTTCTGCAGACGATGGAATCTACATTCTTGTAAAAGAAGTTTTAGACAATTCTATTGACGAATACGTAATGGGAGCGGGTAAAACCATTGAAATTTCTATACACGGTAGTAAAGTTATTGTTAGAGATTACGGACGTGGAATCCCTTTAGGGAAAGTAGTTGACGTGGTTTCTAAAATGAATACAGGTGGTAAATACGACTCTAAAGCGTTTAAAAAATCTGTAGGTTTAAATGGAGTTGGTACAAAGGCAGTAAATGCACTTTCTTCGTTTTTTAGAGTAGAATCTTCTCGTGATGGTAAGTCTGCTTCGGCAGAATTTAGTCAAGGAAACCTAGAAAATCAAGAGTTTTTAGAAGAATCTTCTCGTAGAAAAGGAACAAAAGTTTCTTTTATTCCGGATGAAGAAATCTTTAAGAAATACAAATTTAGAAATGAATATGTAGCAAAAATGCTGAAATATTATGTGTATTTAAACCCAGGTTTAACCATAATTTTTAACGGAGAAAAATTCTTTTCAGAAAACGGACTGAAAGATTTATTGGAAGATAATAACAATGTAGATGATATGTTGTATCCAATAATTCACTTAAAAGGGGATGATATAGAAGTTGCTATTACACATAGTAAAACACAATATTCAGAAGAATACCATTCTTTTGTAAATGGGCAACATACCACACAAGGTGGTACGCATCAATCTGCGTTTAGAGAGGCAATTGTAAAAACAATTAGAGAATTTTACGGTAAAGCTTTTGAAGCTTCAGACATTCGTAAATCTATTATTTCTGCGGTTGCTATTAAAGTAATGGAACCTGTTTTTGAGAGTCAGACAAAAACAAAATTAGGTTCTACAGATATGGGCGGAGAACTACCAACTGTAAGAACTTACATTAATGATTTCTTAAAAACCAAGTTAGATAATTTTTTACATAGAAATACAGATGTGGCAGATAAGTTACATCGAAAAATAATTCAGGCAGAGAAAGAACGAAAAGAACTTTCTGGAATTAGAAAATTAGCGAAAGACAGAGCTAAAAAATCTAGTTTACATAATAAAAAATTACGTGATTGTAGAATTCATTTAGGCGATACCAAAAAAGAAGCGTATTTAGAATCTACATTATTTATTACCGAGGGAGATTCTGCTTCTGGTTCTATTACAAAATCTAGAAATGTAAACACGCAAGCCGTTTTTAGTTTAAAAGGAAAGCCTTTAAATTCTTACGGATTAAGTAAAAAAATTGTGTACGAGAATGAGGAATTTAATTTATTACAAGCCGCTTTAAATATAGAAGATGGTTTAGAAGATTTACGTTATAACAATATTGTAATTGCAACCGATGCCGATGTAGATGGTATGCATATTCGCTTATTGTTAATTACATTTTTCTTGCAATTTTTTCCAGAGTTGATAAAAGAAGGGCATTTGTATATTTTAGAAACGCCTTTGTTTAGAGTTCGAAATAAAAAAGAAACGTTTTATTGTTATTCTGATGAAGAAAAAAGAGAAGCCATAGAAAAGTTAAGAGGAAAACCAGAAATAACTCGATTTAAAGGTTTGGGTGAGATTTCGCCAAATGAGTTTGTTCATTTTATTGGTGATGATATTCGTTTAGACCCTATTATGTTAGACAAAGAAATGTCTATAGAACAAATGTTAGAGTTCTATATGGGAAAAAACACACCAGATAGACAGAAATTTATTATTGAGAACCTAAAGGTTGAGCTAGATACTATTGAAGAGGATGAAATATAA
- the lysA gene encoding diaminopimelate decarboxylase: MENTQLTALANKYGSPLYVYDTDKIESQYNRLTNAFSSVKSLKLNYAVKALSNINILKFFKDLGSGLDTVSYQEVQLCLTTGIAPHDIIYTPNGVSLSEIEEVAKLGVQINIDNLSILEQFGQKHPDIPVCVRINPHIMAGGNSKISVGHIDSKFGISIHQVPHIKRVVENTGMNINGIHMHTGSDILDIDTFLRASDILFDVAKQFENIDFIDFGSGFKVPYKEGDISTDIEQLGLQLSERFNEFCVEYGKEITLMFEPGKFLVSEAGSFLAKVNVVKQTTSTVFAHVDSGFNHLVRPMMYDSYHHITNISNPTGRDRYYSVVGYICETDTFASNRRIAEISEEDVLCFHNAGAYCFSMASNYNSRYIPAEVMVHKGTDYLIRKRQTIQDILHNQVVVDLSSDKSTKKASKKQEIEA; this comes from the coding sequence GTGGAAAACACACAACTTACAGCGTTAGCAAATAAATACGGAAGTCCTTTATATGTTTACGATACAGATAAAATTGAATCGCAGTACAACAGATTAACAAACGCTTTTAGCAGCGTTAAAAGTTTAAAGTTAAACTATGCTGTAAAGGCACTTTCTAATATTAACATATTAAAGTTCTTTAAAGATTTAGGTTCTGGTTTAGACACCGTTTCTTATCAAGAAGTTCAATTATGTTTAACAACTGGTATTGCACCTCACGATATTATTTATACACCAAATGGTGTTTCTTTATCTGAGATTGAAGAAGTTGCTAAATTAGGAGTTCAAATTAATATTGATAACCTTTCTATATTAGAGCAATTCGGACAAAAACATCCAGATATTCCTGTTTGTGTACGTATCAACCCACATATTATGGCGGGTGGAAATTCTAAAATTTCTGTTGGGCATATAGATTCTAAATTCGGAATTTCGATTCACCAAGTACCCCACATTAAACGTGTGGTAGAAAATACAGGGATGAATATCAATGGTATTCACATGCATACGGGTTCTGATATTTTAGATATCGATACTTTTTTACGTGCATCAGATATTTTGTTTGATGTTGCTAAACAATTTGAAAACATCGATTTTATCGATTTTGGAAGTGGATTTAAAGTACCTTATAAAGAAGGAGATATTTCTACAGATATAGAGCAGTTAGGTTTACAATTATCAGAAAGATTCAACGAATTTTGTGTTGAATACGGAAAAGAAATTACCTTAATGTTTGAACCTGGTAAATTTTTGGTTTCTGAAGCAGGTTCTTTTCTTGCAAAAGTAAACGTCGTAAAACAAACAACTTCTACTGTTTTTGCACATGTAGATTCTGGTTTTAACCATTTGGTAAGACCAATGATGTATGATTCTTATCACCATATAACAAACATTTCTAACCCAACAGGTAGAGATCGTTATTACTCTGTGGTAGGTTATATTTGCGAAACAGACACCTTTGCATCTAACAGAAGAATTGCAGAAATTTCTGAAGAAGATGTTTTATGTTTCCACAATGCTGGTGCATATTGTTTCTCTATGGCTTCTAACTACAACTCTCGTTATATACCTGCAGAAGTTATGGTACATAAAGGAACCGATTACTTAATTAGAAAAAGACAAACTATACAAGATATTTTACACAACCAAGTTGTAGTAGATTTATCTAGTGATAAAAGCACTAAAAAAGCTTCTAAAAAACAAGAAATAGAAGCTTAA
- a CDS encoding fumarylacetoacetate hydrolase family protein — MKILGIGSNYVTDLKDIEEKKNAKKFIFSKPESSLAINCDVEYPSSITNELIYEVELVVKIGKEGKNIAKEDANSYISEIAVGIDYTATDILKDARETKHPWDFAKGFDGAAPISSFKPVADYNLADIDFDLKINGEEKQKSNTAYMINDFADIIVFISKYMTLQPGDLIFTGTPALGKGEIFKGDQLQCSVNGEILLDFKMI, encoded by the coding sequence ATGAAAATTCTAGGAATAGGAAGTAATTACGTTACTGATCTAAAAGATATTGAAGAGAAAAAAAATGCTAAGAAATTTATTTTTTCAAAGCCAGAATCTAGTTTAGCTATTAATTGTGATGTGGAATATCCTAGCAGTATAACAAACGAATTAATTTACGAAGTTGAGCTAGTTGTAAAAATAGGAAAAGAAGGAAAAAACATTGCTAAAGAAGACGCTAATTCTTATATTTCTGAAATTGCTGTTGGTATCGATTATACAGCAACAGATATTTTAAAAGATGCTAGAGAAACAAAACATCCTTGGGATTTTGCAAAAGGTTTTGATGGTGCTGCACCTATTTCTAGTTTTAAACCCGTTGCTGATTATAATTTAGCGGATATTGATTTTGATTTAAAAATTAACGGAGAAGAAAAACAAAAAAGTAATACGGCATATATGATTAACGATTTTGCGGATATTATTGTTTTTATATCAAAATATATGACGTTACAACCTGGAGATTTAATTTTTACAGGAACACCTGCACTTGGCAAAGGAGAAATTTTTAAAGGAGATCAATTACAATGTTCTGTGAATGGTGAAATCTTATTAGATTTTAAAATGATATAA
- a CDS encoding IS1595 family transposase — protein MNIFKGQNLLEFADRFKTDEDCKKYLADIKWKDGFQCVKCGHNKAQIRKDFSRTCNICSHQESSTSNTLFHKVKFGVRKAFFIVFEMSTSTKSLSASYVAVRFSVTEKTARLFMLKIREAMESSGNSPMTGIVHVDEFVLGGREKDKVGRSYNAKKKKAITAVELTEDGKVKRMYAMRIEDFSASSLQYIFVNHISREAKVITDKWRGYRPIAKAYNITQIESNGGMNFKALHTMIHQVKSWIRTTYSWVSDFNLNRYFNEFCFRINRSQSKATIFNNLITKMVEKEKVEHHKIICN, from the coding sequence ATGAATATATTTAAAGGACAAAACCTTCTAGAGTTTGCTGATCGGTTTAAAACGGATGAAGATTGCAAGAAATACTTGGCAGATATTAAGTGGAAAGATGGATTTCAATGTGTTAAATGTGGTCATAACAAGGCTCAAATAAGAAAAGATTTTTCACGGACATGTAATATTTGCTCTCATCAAGAATCATCTACATCAAACACACTTTTTCATAAAGTAAAGTTTGGTGTTAGAAAAGCTTTCTTTATTGTTTTTGAAATGAGTACGAGTACTAAAAGCCTTTCTGCTAGTTATGTTGCAGTTCGTTTTAGTGTAACAGAAAAGACTGCACGTTTATTTATGCTCAAAATTAGAGAAGCTATGGAAAGTAGTGGAAATAGTCCTATGACCGGTATTGTTCATGTGGATGAATTTGTTTTGGGTGGACGAGAAAAAGATAAAGTAGGAAGAAGTTATAATGCTAAGAAAAAGAAAGCTATAACTGCTGTTGAACTAACTGAAGATGGAAAAGTTAAAAGAATGTATGCCATGAGAATCGAAGATTTTTCAGCTAGTTCTTTGCAATATATTTTTGTGAATCATATCAGTCGAGAAGCTAAAGTGATAACCGACAAATGGAGAGGTTACAGACCTATTGCGAAAGCTTATAATATTACTCAAATAGAAAGTAATGGAGGTATGAATTTTAAAGCACTTCATACAATGATTCATCAGGTGAAATCTTGGATAAGAACAACGTATTCTTGGGTAAGTGACTTTAATCTAAATAGATATTTTAATGAATTTTGTTTTAGAATTAATCGATCACAAAGTAAAGCAACAATATTCAATAACTTAATAACTAAAATGGTTGAAAAGGAGAAAGTAGAACATCACAAAATTATATGTAACTAA